One stretch of Acholeplasma laidlawii PG-8A DNA includes these proteins:
- a CDS encoding DUF951 domain-containing protein: protein MSKYTIGQIVKTKKQHVCGSKEWIVLRVGVDMKLECKGCGRQIMMLQFELDKRLVK from the coding sequence ATGAGCAAGTATACAATCGGACAAATCGTAAAAACAAAAAAACAACATGTATGTGGATCCAAAGAATGGATAGTTTTAAGAGTTGGTGTAGATATGAAGCTCGAATGTAAGGGTTGTGGTAGACAAATCATGATGTTACAATTCGAACTTGATAAGCGATTAGTAAAATAA
- the rsmG gene encoding 16S rRNA (guanine(527)-N(7))-methyltransferase RsmG, translating to MLNTYITNILGIKLTEQQNGQFDAYYNLLVAYNKHTNLTRITSRDDADIKHFLDSVLISKLVDLNKVVTLCDMGAGAGFPSIPLLIVFPNIQVTIVESQIKRVQFLQELKQALGLEFNIVHDRAENFSSKNYQQFDIVTARALGELRLILEFGVPMLKVGGHFIAPKGSKFEEELTSAAHAIKVLNVELITQDLFELPLESGFRANLLFRKEKHVSGYPRPFPIIKKKPL from the coding sequence ATGCTTAATACATACATTACAAATATATTAGGCATCAAGTTAACCGAACAACAAAACGGGCAATTTGATGCCTATTATAACTTATTAGTAGCATATAATAAGCATACGAATTTAACACGTATTACTTCAAGAGATGATGCAGACATCAAACACTTTTTAGATTCCGTACTGATAAGTAAGTTAGTAGATTTAAATAAAGTTGTGACATTATGTGATATGGGTGCAGGTGCTGGGTTTCCATCGATACCTTTATTAATTGTTTTTCCTAATATTCAAGTGACTATTGTAGAGTCACAAATTAAACGTGTGCAGTTTTTACAAGAACTCAAACAAGCGCTTGGCTTAGAGTTTAATATCGTTCACGATCGTGCTGAAAACTTTAGCAGTAAAAATTATCAACAATTTGATATAGTAACCGCAAGAGCATTAGGTGAGTTAAGACTGATTTTAGAGTTTGGTGTACCAATGCTAAAAGTGGGTGGACATTTCATTGCACCTAAGGGAAGTAAGTTTGAAGAAGAACTTACATCAGCAGCACACGCAATTAAGGTATTAAATGTCGAATTAATCACACAAGACTTATTTGAACTTCCTTTAGAATCAGGGTTTAGAGCAAACCTATTATTTAGAAAAGAAAAACACGTATCTGGATATCCTAGACCGTTTCCAATCATAAAGAAAAAACCACTGTAA
- a CDS encoding YccF domain-containing protein produces MKILGNIIWFIFGGLFAGLAWFILGILLCITIIGIPIGLQFFKFAQLVIWPFGNDVNIDFNKHPILNILWIIFLGWETALGYIFIGAIFCMTIIGIPFGLQWFKLSKLALIPFGATIKST; encoded by the coding sequence ATGAAAATATTAGGAAATATTATTTGGTTCATCTTTGGTGGCTTGTTTGCAGGACTCGCTTGGTTCATTTTAGGTATACTTTTATGTATTACCATTATTGGTATTCCAATTGGATTACAGTTTTTCAAGTTTGCACAATTGGTTATCTGGCCATTTGGTAATGATGTGAACATAGATTTTAATAAACATCCAATTCTAAATATCTTATGGATCATCTTCTTAGGATGGGAAACAGCACTAGGTTACATCTTTATAGGTGCAATATTTTGTATGACTATCATTGGTATCCCTTTTGGGTTACAATGGTTTAAACTATCTAAATTAGCACTCATTCCATTTGGTGCAACGATAAAGTCTACTTAA
- the mnmG gene encoding tRNA uridine-5-carboxymethylaminomethyl(34) synthesis enzyme MnmG, which produces MIYDGIIVGAGHAGVEAALAMAKMKLNTLLITGDLTKVATLPCNPSIGGPAKGIVVREIDALGGQMAKSADLSQIQMKMLNPSKGPAVRALRAQIDKLKYPKVMLDVLQNTPNLTLLQGFVDTLIVEDNTVKGVNLEDGSQVFAQTVIITTGTYLGSQILIGHEKTSSGPNGERTTRGISNQLKNLGFEMLRLKTGTPPRIARDSIDYSKTVPQPGDGVFQTFSHDSPITDLGHQEFSYLIHTSPDTKDIIFNNLDASAMYGGVVEGVGPRYCPSIEDKFVRFKDKDRHQIFIEPESMDLNEMYIQGLSTSMPKHIQEQMVRSLPGMENARIVRYAYAIEYDAINPRQLYQSLETKVIHNLFCAGQINGTSGYEEAAGQGLMAGINAGLKVQGKKPLVLKRDEAYIGVLIDDLITKGTSEPYRLLTSRAEHRLLLRNDNADIRLRDYGYQIGLVDDATYERFEHKKIALKEMIERAKSTKINPTEENLNYLASVNSSPIYEGVTVFKLLERPELKIETLKHFLPSDYNHEIYEQLEIYIKYDGYIEKARREADKLLRYESRFIPNDINYHSIHNISAEAKEKLSKIKPETLGQATRILGVGPTDVSMLLVYLEAKNA; this is translated from the coding sequence ATGATTTATGATGGCATTATTGTAGGTGCTGGACACGCCGGTGTCGAAGCTGCACTTGCTATGGCAAAAATGAAACTTAATACTTTACTCATTACAGGCGATCTAACAAAGGTTGCTACTTTGCCATGTAATCCATCAATTGGTGGACCTGCTAAAGGTATTGTAGTTAGAGAAATTGACGCACTTGGCGGTCAAATGGCAAAGTCAGCAGACTTAAGTCAAATTCAAATGAAGATGTTAAATCCTTCAAAAGGTCCAGCAGTTCGTGCACTACGCGCTCAAATTGATAAATTAAAATATCCTAAAGTGATGTTAGATGTGTTACAAAACACACCGAATCTAACTTTACTTCAAGGATTTGTTGACACATTAATTGTTGAAGACAATACCGTTAAAGGTGTAAACCTAGAAGATGGTAGTCAAGTATTTGCCCAAACTGTAATTATTACAACAGGTACATATTTAGGTTCTCAAATTTTAATTGGTCACGAAAAAACATCAAGTGGTCCAAATGGTGAACGTACAACACGTGGTATTTCTAATCAACTTAAAAACTTAGGTTTTGAAATGCTTAGACTAAAAACGGGTACACCACCAAGAATTGCTAGAGATTCTATCGACTATTCTAAAACTGTACCACAACCAGGTGATGGTGTTTTCCAAACATTTTCACATGATTCACCAATCACTGACTTAGGTCACCAAGAATTTAGCTACTTAATCCACACATCACCAGATACTAAAGATATTATATTTAATAACTTAGATGCATCAGCAATGTATGGTGGTGTTGTAGAAGGTGTTGGTCCAAGATACTGTCCATCTATTGAAGACAAATTTGTTAGATTTAAAGATAAAGACAGACATCAAATCTTTATTGAACCAGAATCCATGGATTTAAATGAAATGTATATCCAAGGATTATCCACATCGATGCCAAAACATATTCAAGAGCAAATGGTAAGATCTTTACCTGGTATGGAAAACGCACGTATTGTGCGTTATGCATACGCAATCGAATATGATGCAATTAATCCAAGACAACTCTATCAATCCTTAGAGACTAAAGTCATCCATAATCTATTTTGTGCTGGTCAAATTAACGGTACATCAGGTTATGAAGAAGCTGCTGGTCAAGGTTTAATGGCAGGTATTAATGCAGGATTAAAAGTACAGGGTAAAAAACCACTCGTATTAAAAAGAGATGAAGCATATATTGGTGTATTAATTGACGACCTTATTACTAAGGGAACTAGTGAACCATATAGACTTTTAACCTCACGTGCAGAACATAGACTGTTATTAAGAAACGATAATGCCGATATAAGATTAAGAGATTATGGCTATCAAATCGGTTTAGTCGATGATGCAACGTATGAAAGATTCGAACATAAGAAAATAGCATTAAAAGAAATGATTGAAAGAGCAAAATCAACAAAGATTAACCCAACTGAGGAAAATCTAAACTATTTAGCTTCGGTAAATTCAAGCCCGATTTATGAAGGCGTTACAGTCTTTAAATTACTTGAAAGACCTGAACTTAAGATAGAAACCCTTAAACATTTTTTACCATCAGACTATAATCATGAAATCTATGAACAATTAGAAATATATATTAAGTATGATGGATATATTGAAAAAGCTAGAAGAGAAGCGGATAAATTATTACGCTATGAATCTAGATTTATTCCAAACGATATTAATTATCATAGTATTCACAACATATCTGCAGAAGCTAAAGAAAAATTAAGTAAGATTAAACCAGAAACATTAGGTCAAGCAACTAGAATCCTAGGTGTTGGACCAACGGATGTATCCATGTTACTCGTTTATCTAGAAGCCAAGAATGCTTAA